A window from Phalacrocorax aristotelis chromosome 5, bGulAri2.1, whole genome shotgun sequence encodes these proteins:
- the ATP5MC3 gene encoding ATP synthase F(0) complex subunit C3, mitochondrial isoform X1: MFACAKLAASPSLIRAGSRILYRPISASVLSRPEVKTGEGNSTLNGAQNTVSRLALREFQTSAVSRDIDTAAKFIGAGAATVGVAGSGAGIGTVFGSLIIGYARNPSLKQQLFSYAILGFALSEAMGLFCLMVAFLILFAM; encoded by the exons ATGTTCGCCTGCGCCAAGCTCGCCGCCTCCCCCTCTCTG aTCCGTGCTGGATCAAGAATCTTGTACAGACCAAtttcagcatctgtgttgtCTAGGCCAGAGGTCAAGACTGGAGAG ggCAACTCAACACTTAATGGGGCGCAAAATACTGTCTCCCGGCTAGCACTTAGAGAATTCCAGACTAGTGCTGTCAGCAGGGACATTGACACTGCTGCCAAATTTAttggtgctggtgctgccacAGTAGGTGTGGCTGGTTCTGGTGCTGGTATTGGAACAGTCTTCGGTAGTCTAATCATTGGTTATGCCAG AAATCCttctctgaagcagcagctgttctCATATGCTATCCTGGGATTCGCCCTGTCTGAAGCTATGGGTCTCTTCTGTTTGATGGTTGCTTTCTTGATCCTATTTGCCATGTGA
- the ATP5MC3 gene encoding ATP synthase F(0) complex subunit C3, mitochondrial isoform X2, giving the protein MFACAKLAASPSLIRAGSRILYRPISASVLSRPEVKTGEGNSTLNGAQNTVSRLALREFQTSAVSRDIDTAAKFIGAGAATVGVAGSGAGIGTVFGSLIIGYAR; this is encoded by the exons ATGTTCGCCTGCGCCAAGCTCGCCGCCTCCCCCTCTCTG aTCCGTGCTGGATCAAGAATCTTGTACAGACCAAtttcagcatctgtgttgtCTAGGCCAGAGGTCAAGACTGGAGAG ggCAACTCAACACTTAATGGGGCGCAAAATACTGTCTCCCGGCTAGCACTTAGAGAATTCCAGACTAGTGCTGTCAGCAGGGACATTGACACTGCTGCCAAATTTAttggtgctggtgctgccacAGTAGGTGTGGCTGGTTCTGGTGCTGGTATTGGAACAGTCTTCGGTAGTCTAATCATTGGTTATGCCAGGTAA